A stretch of the Vigna radiata var. radiata cultivar VC1973A chromosome 7, Vradiata_ver6, whole genome shotgun sequence genome encodes the following:
- the LOC106768262 gene encoding late embryogenesis abundant protein At1g64065-like yields the protein MAQQSPDQQIKPLAPFISSSHFNSQEDQDYASTHRKNIRIRKFIQCCGCATAIAVLLVVIVLVLGFTVYNVKDPQVRMNGATLISGTFANGATDNVTILADISVKNPNAFTFRFENAWTDVYYNGEEIGDGESPPGKAKPRRTIRVNTTMEIMAKKLLAIPNLDTDLKDQALNISSYTRIDGKVKILNIFPRKVVVEMNCTITYNITTGSIKNGDNCLGNVDI from the coding sequence ATGGCTCAGCAGAGTCCTGATCAGCAGATCAAGCCCTTGGCTCCATTCATATCATCATCCCACTTCAACTCACAAGAAGATCAAGACTACGCATCCACACACAGAAAAAACATTCGAATAAGAAAGTTTATCCAGTGCTGCGGTTGTGCCACTGCAATTGCTGTGCTACTTGTGGTCATAGTACTGGTCTTGGGCTTCACCGTTTACAATGTCAAAGACCCCCAGGTGAGGATGAACGGGGCTACCCTTATCAGTGGAACTTTCGCCAACGGTGCTACTGACAACGTTACGATTCTTGCTGATATATCTGTGAAGAATCCAAACGCTTTTACCTTCAGATTTGAAAACGCCTGGACCGATGTTTACTATAACGGAGAGGAAATAGGTGATGGTGAATCTCCACCGGGGAAAGCCAAGCCCAGAAGAACCATAAGGGTCAACACCACCATGGAGATTATGGCAAAGAAGCTTCTGGCGATTCCAAATTTGGATACTGACCTAAAGGATCAGGCTTTGAATATCAGCAGCTATACCAGGATTGATGGTAAGGTCAAAATACTAAACATTTTTCCGAGGAAAGTTGTGGTTGAGATGAATTGCACAATCACATACAACATCACCACTGGGTCGATTAAAAATGGTGACAATTGTCTTGGAAACGTTGATATTTAG
- the LOC106767832 gene encoding probable membrane-associated kinase regulator 2 isoform X1 yields the protein MLLVFLTCLTWHDSPAINQTLKPKTLLFSSLLFSPPSMEPFNFLKYWKGAANATPNDPFFDLELALTDEDDSQDDTNGTQNHDDEDQDHNNQSEPDSDSDSEKEFNFTLSPSASSDHPTISLSPSHHLVFNGDILINSQPNSKPHFSASFFKSATKLRVFMLGLKKPKPNAHNKQPNTHSKKKLFTVNFKVEEVPIVSFFTRDNSSRAKPSNTQNADQTEPSHTQIEDKRSMPKYLKMVKPLYVRVSKRYAEKLRFSDQVDGISPESAPPCSTVQEKSPTEAEGSQTEGAAPANVKGQKQGNVPLPAGLRKHLGKGRATPPPPPPFESSKRRDDSLLQQHDWIQGAILHCKRSFNAASECESSELPQSACDPLGDVSLELSEKSTTEKL from the exons ATGTTATTAGTCTTTCTGACTTGTCTCACATGGCATGACTCACCTGCAATCAACCAAACTCTGAAACCAAAgactcttctcttctcttctcttctcttttctccccCTTCCATGGAACCCTTCAACTTCCTCAAATATTGGAAAGGCGCTGCCAATGCCACCCCTAACGACCCTTTCTTCGACTTGGAGTTGGCCTTGACCGACGAAGACGATTCCCAAGACGACACCAACGGAACTCAAAACCACGACGATGAGGACCAAGATCATAACAACCAATCAGAGCCAGACTCCGACTCCGACTCAGAGAAAGAGTTCAACTTCACGCTTTCTCCTTCCGCTTCCTCCGACCACCCTACCATTTCCCTCTCTCCCTCTCACCACCTCGTCTTCAACGGAGACATTCTTATCAACTCTCAACCCAACTCCAAGCCTCACTTCAGTGCCTCCTTCTTCAAATCCGCCACCAAGCTCCGCGTCTTCATGTTGGGCCTCAAGAAGCCCAAGCCCAACGCCCACAACAAACAGCCCAACACCCACTCCAAGAAAAAGCTTTTCACCGTCAACTTCAAGGTCGAAGAGGTTCCCATCGTCTCCTTCTTCACCAGAGATAACAGCTCCAGAGCCAAACCCTCCAACACTCAAAACGCAGACCAAACGGAACCGTCACACACCCAGATTGAAGACAAGCGCTCAATGCCAAAGTATTTGAAAATGGTCAAGCCTCTCTACGTCAGGGTTTCCAAAAGGTACGCCGAAAAGCTCAGGTTTTCCGACCAGGTCGACGGCATTTCGCCGGAGTCTGCGCCCCCGTGCTCTACGGTGCAGGAGAAATCCCCGACGGAGGCTGAGGGTTCTCAGACGGAGGGAGCCGCCCCCGCCAACGTGAAGGGGCAGAAACAGGGGAATGTTCCTCTGCCTGCTGGCCTACGCAAGCATCTAGGCAAAGGTCGTGCGacaccgccgccgccgccgccgttCGAGTCTTCGAAACGGCGTGATGATTCGCTGTTGCAGCAGCATGATTGGATTCAGGGTGCTATTTTGCATTGTAAGAGGTCCTTCAATGCTGCTTCTG AATGCGAGAGTTCTGAGCTGCCACAATCTGCGTGCGATCCATTGGGCGACGTATCTCTTGAGTTATCTGAAAAATCTACGACTGAGAAGTTATGA
- the LOC106767832 gene encoding probable membrane-associated kinase regulator 2 isoform X2: protein MLLVFLTCLTWHDSPAINQTLKPKTLLFSSLLFSPPSMEPFNFLKYWKGAANATPNDPFFDLELALTDEDDSQDDTNGTQNHDDEDQDHNNQSEPDSDSDSEKEFNFTLSPSASSDHPTISLSPSHHLVFNGDILINSQPNSKPHFSASFFKSATKLRVFMLGLKKPKPNAHNKQPNTHSKKKLFTVNFKVEEVPIVSFFTRDNSSRAKPSNTQNADQTEPSHTQIEDKRSMPKYLKMVKPLYVRVSKRYAEKLRFSDQVDGISPESAPPCSTVQEKSPTEAEGSQTEGAAPANVKGQKQGNVPLPAGLRKHLGKGRATPPPPPPFESSKRRDDSLLQQHDWIQGAILH from the exons ATGTTATTAGTCTTTCTGACTTGTCTCACATGGCATGACTCACCTGCAATCAACCAAACTCTGAAACCAAAgactcttctcttctcttctcttctcttttctccccCTTCCATGGAACCCTTCAACTTCCTCAAATATTGGAAAGGCGCTGCCAATGCCACCCCTAACGACCCTTTCTTCGACTTGGAGTTGGCCTTGACCGACGAAGACGATTCCCAAGACGACACCAACGGAACTCAAAACCACGACGATGAGGACCAAGATCATAACAACCAATCAGAGCCAGACTCCGACTCCGACTCAGAGAAAGAGTTCAACTTCACGCTTTCTCCTTCCGCTTCCTCCGACCACCCTACCATTTCCCTCTCTCCCTCTCACCACCTCGTCTTCAACGGAGACATTCTTATCAACTCTCAACCCAACTCCAAGCCTCACTTCAGTGCCTCCTTCTTCAAATCCGCCACCAAGCTCCGCGTCTTCATGTTGGGCCTCAAGAAGCCCAAGCCCAACGCCCACAACAAACAGCCCAACACCCACTCCAAGAAAAAGCTTTTCACCGTCAACTTCAAGGTCGAAGAGGTTCCCATCGTCTCCTTCTTCACCAGAGATAACAGCTCCAGAGCCAAACCCTCCAACACTCAAAACGCAGACCAAACGGAACCGTCACACACCCAGATTGAAGACAAGCGCTCAATGCCAAAGTATTTGAAAATGGTCAAGCCTCTCTACGTCAGGGTTTCCAAAAGGTACGCCGAAAAGCTCAGGTTTTCCGACCAGGTCGACGGCATTTCGCCGGAGTCTGCGCCCCCGTGCTCTACGGTGCAGGAGAAATCCCCGACGGAGGCTGAGGGTTCTCAGACGGAGGGAGCCGCCCCCGCCAACGTGAAGGGGCAGAAACAGGGGAATGTTCCTCTGCCTGCTGGCCTACGCAAGCATCTAGGCAAAGGTCGTGCGacaccgccgccgccgccgccgttCGAGTCTTCGAAACGGCGTGATGATTCGCTGTTGCAGCAGCATGATTGGATTCAGGGTGCTATTTTGCATT AA
- the LOC106769353 gene encoding reticulon-like protein B2, whose product MAEHHEHEEAKGESLLDKISGKIHDHDSSSSSDSDNEKTGPSESLKSKVFRLFGREKPIHHVLGGGKPADVFLWRNKKISASTLGVATAIWILFELLEYHLLTLVCHFVILALAGLFLWSNASTFINKRPPKIPQVHIPEEPILQFASALRIEINRAFSVLRDIASGRDLKKFLSVIAGLWVFSILGSWANFLTLFYIAFVLLHTVPVLYEKYEDQVDSFGEKAFAEIKKQYAVFDAKVLSKIPKGPLKDKKKD is encoded by the exons ATGGCGGAGCACCACGAGCACGAGGAGGCCAAGGGTGAATCCTTGTTGGACAAGATTTCCGGGAAGATCCACGACCATGATTCCTCGTCTTCTTCCGATTCCGACAACGAGAAAACCGGGCCCTCTGAGTCCCTGAAGTCAAAGGTTTTCAGGCTTTTCGGAAGGGAAAAACCCATTCACCATGTTCTTGGTGGCGGAAAAC CGGCTGATGTTTTTCTGTGGAGAAATAAGAAGATATCAGCATCGACACTCGGAGTTGCTACAGCCATATGGATTCTGTTTGAATTGCTTGAATATCACCTCCTCACTTTGGTTTGCCACTTCGTAATACTTGCCCTCGCGGGTTTGTTCTTGTGGTCCAATGCATCCACTTTCATCAACAA GAGGCCGCCAAAGATCCCACAAGTGCACATTCCAGAGGAGCCTATTTTACAATTTGCCTCTGCTCTTAGAATTGAGATTAATCGGGCATTTTCAGTGTTAAGGGATATTGCATCCGGAAGGGATCTCAAGAAGTTCTTATCA GTGATTGCTGGATTATGGGTTTTCTCTATTCTGGGCAGTTGGGCGAACTTCTTGACGTTGTTCTACATAG CTTTTGTTTTGCTTCATACTGTGCCTGTGCTGTATGAGAAATACGAAGATCAAGTGGACTCTTTTGGTGAGAAGGCGTTTGCCGAGATTAAGAAGCAATATGCAGTATTCGATGCGAAGGTTTTGAGCAAGATACCCAAAGGACctttgaaagataaaaagaaagattga